AATATTAAAATGGTTGGTGGTTGGGAAGGTTCTAAggttgatttgttttggaagaaaaattaaagatcCTGAAGGTGATTTGTATGGCCAAATTGGGGGTTACAAGGCTTGTAAAGGAGGCAACTACTGCCTATTTGGCAGCCAAATTAAGAAAGGCATATCATATCAATACATTTATGATGTTTGTAATTTCTTTGTAAATTGGCTGTCAAGCACATATTCTACTAATGATTTGAactttaatataatattagaGCAAGTGGATGTTTAGAGATGAGTAAGCATTTGTGTTTTCCTCCCTTCTTGGATTTGTAAAGATGGACttactccaaaaaaaaaaactgtgcAAATGTTCTTTTTGCCTTAACCAAGCTGTATTATTGagatttttttggggtctgaAACTGTGTATTATTGAGAGTTCTCAATTCAAACACCAGAGTGGATGAATTGGAGATCATTGTGtcaattttgtgtttttatgagACATGCCCATCCTCAATGTTTCTAGTTTTAAGACAGGGAAATGATTGCAACAAAAGCAGGTGACATCCAAAGATAAAGAAAGCCTACTACTTTGCAATCAAAGCAAAATATCCAAACCAATCAACAATATAAAgttaaaatttcataaaaacaaagattaaaataaaaaaaaaagtaaataagagcctctttaaataataaaaatttaagcGAAAAAGAAAGACTAACAGAACTTAGGCACACATGCCCAAAGAGGTCCAAGTAAAAAGAGTTCAAAGCCGGAAGAGGAAGATTACAAACCCAAAGTTTAGACCCGGTCAAAGAGTTACCTAAGGATGCTAAAGTATCAGCAACAAAATTTGCTTCTCTAAAGGCATGCTGAAATTAAATATCAATACTGAAGGAGGATAATTGCTTGATGTCTTGGATGAGCTGCACAATGAAATAAGAACGTCTCACTAATTCacaatcttttttattttattttatttttataaatactttcgctagtctaaactacaagatGAGGGGAGTTTCTCCctcactcacacacacacattatTAAGGTGCACTGAGGGTTCAAACTTGAGAACCCTGCTagtaaaattcataaaaattcaacttctcattttattataaaaaattattatatattaatgggGCCTTTGTTCAATGAGTAACCAAAAGTTAGCCTTGTTCATAGAATAATAGGGTTGTGttgcattattttttgaataattgttttgtttttttaacaaGTATATTTGAAGAGTTGTTGTTTATTACTACATTGTATATGTTCTTGTTGACATAAGATATATTTGCATTATGTCACCGAGGAGTGCAATGCTTGCAAGCATTATGACTTGTACAATGTACTATAGAAACAAATCATTCTACTGAAAAATTCACCTTTAAGCATAAGATACAATTGAAACAATAATTCTGTTATATTAATAATtggtcccaaaaaaaataaaaaaattattgaagttatattataatttcaaattgttgATTAGGTCAACTCACCAGTACCTGCCCCCACCCACCCTCTTAACTTTGAGAGTGAAGGTTGCATCTGAAAGTGGTTAAGCTGATTTTACAAAGATACTTTAAATTCTCTAACCTTGATTAGGCTGCTGtctgtttttaaaataaaaacataaaagtaGTGTAATGAAAGCCATAGTTGGGCCAATCAATCCTCCACATGTTGGAGCTACAATAATGGGgaatttgttgaaaaaaatttcaactgaGCACATGGATGGCTGCAGATTGGGTGACCAATTGGAGAAGACAGCTGGGGCATGCATCAACTTTCTAAAGCACCACATGCATCAttgaattttgttatttttgctTCTTGTCATTGAAGCCATAATTAACATAGAAGTTttcactctttctttttttcttccccaaATCTGGAGACAAATGGAATTTTATCACTAGATTTTATCCATGAGGACCATAACATTTGGTTCATAATTGTAGATTTGCACTTGATTTTGATGGCTTCTAAATCTagataaaaatttaattagtaaATTCAAAACACTGAGAATTAAGAAATAAGATGTATGGAGGAAAGAAACCCACCTTGGGTTTTCGATCTTGAACGCCAAGTAGAGAGGAGAAAGTGGAGGGCCACAACCATTGTGGTAACCCCGCTCGataaattttcaatctttttgGGTGCTGAGTGCACTGATCATTTTGTTGGGCGCATATATAGAAGCCCGCTAGATTTTATTGTCCATATGAGGACCAAAACATTTAGCTCATAAATTCTAGCTGCAATTGGGTCTTAAAAGAGTTGGGCCTTCTTAATGGCAAATTGGCAATGCAATTGCATACTAAGAAGCAGAAGTACAAAACGAGCATTCAATATGTACAAGCCTGAAACCGAATTGAAACCAAATGCCATGTTATAATTTTGAGCAGTGGAATGCTGCAAAAACTTCCATCAAGATTCCTTCTCCCCTTCAGCACCTTGAGCTGATTCAGCCATCAACTCTTTCGTATAAACGCGGTGGCGTCGTTCTCTCCCATATATCACCCACAGTAGGAGTGAGAGCATAACTGAAGTAGAGACCATGACCAACCCAATGTAGATCCATCTACTGTATCGACTTAGACCGGGACAATGATCCCTATAAATGTCACTAAATGTTTCCCTAACAAATGTGCAGTCTTGTAGTTCAACGAGTATAGGGGCATAATTATTCAAGGCATTACTCAGGCTTACTCCAGTACTCATCTGGCTGTAGAAAGTAGGGGTCAGCCGCCCCGTTGTGGTGCAAATCCCGTTTGGCGAAACCTGGCAGACATAGTTCCCCCATACCTGCAAAAATTTGAGTCAAGTATTGAGGTTTCTAAAGTCTTAGCAAAATTGGTCTGCAAATGTAATGCAAGTAGTGCAAAATTAGTCTATGAATGTAACCTCTACTTGCATTACATTTGTAGACCAAACTTGATGCATCAAGTATTTATGTACTAATGTTGCAGAGTTTGGTTGGTTTTACCTCCGTTGCATTGTTTAAGTTCACTTCGCCAGCAGTGCAAGttcgatcagccatgttaggaAAAAATGGGTTGCAGAGGATTGGCACCAATGGACCAGATTGATTGAAGTACATTGGCACGAAGTTGGCTGCGAAATTTATGTTCGAAACATTGGTGATGACCTCGTTGATCAAGTTGACTAGTTGAGCAGTTACTTCCTTGCTTCGCAACAAGGTTTCTTGGGTAGTTGCACTGTCAACGCAGGGCAGTATATCATCTAATGCTGTATGTGCAGTGGGGTTTTGAACCCATTCATTCATTGCAACACATGTGTCAGCAGCCACACTAGTATTtcaaagggaagaaaaagttAGCTTTCTAGTTGTAAGCCATGCAGATATATCGAAGCAGAAAAGCATCGTAACTAAATCATAAGGCTTacttatgaagaagaaggaatgtGCCACACAAAATGAATGTTCCAGCCACAAGTATCCATCCTGTGATCACCAGGCTgcaacaattaaattataactGTTCAGTGAGGGAAAAACCAGAAGCATACATTTAATGCTAGTATactcaaccaaaaagaaactagGAAATGatagaagaggaagatgaggtATTGGAACTAATTCTCACTCACATGTACACAAGCGACTGCATGCCGAAGATTGAAAATACTGGAACAAAATGTGACAATAGAGGAATGAATAAGTACCACAATCTAAGATGTTTAGAAAACCAGAATATAGTATCTTAATAAAGATATCAAAGCAACTCACAGAATCCCAAGAATGTCAACAGAAGCATGATGGCAGCAATTATGATAAGCGCCAGTCTCCTGCATGTACATTGAGATAATCCAATTTATGATCAGATTAAATCTCAAAGAAccaggagaaaaagaaatggaaaaagagGCCTTTGATTTTTATCTTACACGGAATCTAAGAGATCGCGCATGTCATCTGCGTTCTCCTGTGTTCTCTCAGCAAGGGTACTAGCGGAAGAATTAAGCTTTCCTCCAATCTCATCGATGTCAGTTTGAATGTTAGAAGGTAAAAATACTTGGTCCACTCCAAGCTGCTTGGCTGCAGCGAGATAATCTGATGCATTCTTTAGTTGTTCAACCGTAATATCTGCCTGATGTACAACATACTCCAATGTATTTGTTGTACTACTGTGAAACCTCTTTTGGCCAATGTATAACACAACACATCCAATCCTGTAAccagaaaccaaaaaatagCACATCAGTTTTTAAACAACTGCAGCTAAACACCGAgcaataaataatatatatatatatatatatatatatatggagagagagagagagagagagagagagagagagagagagagaggtacaTTGCCGCAATGGTGAAGAGTATGAGGAATATGAGAGAAAGAGCATATGCGGTCCGGGAATAGCTATAAGTCTGCCTTTTACAGCAAAAGTAGCAGACACAGATGATCAGCAAGCACAAGCCAAAACTCAGGAACCAGATTGCAGCAACGGCAAAGAGGGGAGCTGCAGTAAAACCCACAGACTGCATTCGAACAAAAAAttggacccaaaaaaaaaaagagtatatgAAAAGAAATTCAAGATTTTAGACTAAAAACACAAATGAAATGTTATTAAGGGATAATAAATAACATACATGCCAGAGAAACACttgaagaattaaaattttaggaTATCAGAAAATCAGTTTatgatattaatatatttgagAGTAGGTGTTTGGATGCTACGAAAATGGCATTCTTAGTCAACATGAAGTCATTAAGTGCTGAAAATAGTGCCATATTCTAACAATTTCGCAGAAGTAAATTTCTATATCTTGTTTTAACTACAAAGCAACAAGGAAGTAACTTTCTCCCTGATTTCAAAAGCACTTTTATGATATTAAAAGACATTTAGTACAACAAGACGGCAACATTAAAATTCAgcttttttcatatatttagaagaagaaaagcaaaaagcAAAGTTCTTCAAAAAGAGTGACGAACTTACAGCCCAGTAATGATGGTCACTGATATTCCAGCCTCCTGTGTACCTCTTGAACCCATTAAGAGGATCTTTCCTTTGTGTTCTCTGTGCAGCTAACACAATCGATGAGCTCTCAACTGGTTCACCAAAGGGCCCCTCCACAAGGGACCTCCCACTCCCCCACTGAAATCCCACTTCATATTTCTCCCCAAAATCCCACcctgcaaaaataaaataaaaataagtacaaataatgaaaatggaaacgAAAGAAATTTGCACATTGATTATAAAGGGTAAGTATTGTTATAATTTTCCACTACAAAGGAACTCTCCATTCAAAGCAAAAATTACGAATGAAGGAGCTTGATAGCAGAGGACAGTGGCCAATGTCCAAGAATGAACAACAAAAATAGGCGCAGcatcaaagaaacaaagaaccCAACTGAGGAAATGCGTGGCAAAGTGAAAGTACCTGAAACGGGTGGTGTTTGGAAGGGTGCAAAGTGAGAATCCCcatgagagaagaaaatgaaagttggagaagaaaggaagaagaaaatcacCAGAAGAAAAGAGGAGGGCAGAGAACAATAACATAACATCATGAGAAGTataatagagagagagagagagagaatggggAGAATGGAGAGGGAGGGAATAGTAACGGTCTTAGAGTGGGAATGGAGGGAGAGAAACGTTGGATGCTTTCAGCCCCCAATTAATAATACCAGTGTGGCTTGTTGCTTTCGGTTTTGGGCCGCaaaatattttgacaaaaatacCCTCGCCATTTATTATTTCCTAAGGACATCAAAATATTCTTAGGATAAATAGGATTTAGTTATAtttctcttatatatatattgattattaagaaaaaaaaaacaacataatttattattttaaaacataatGAAAGTGGGATAAGTACATTTTTCTCGAAGAATGCTAAATTTTACTCATGAAAAGTTTCTAGGGGTACAAAAAATTACGTCATTCACAAGTacattatttaaatatatgaaattcatATTTGTTGGTCTagtgatttattttttaaaacaagcaataattttttcttcaacaataCAAACAATACTCAAATACAAGGGATGATACATATTTAATGCTCTTAACTATTTgaactaaattttatttgcttttgtACGGACTTAGTTAAGTTGGTTAGGACAGATGTATTCTGTTCTGAGTTCGAATCTCTTTTCacataatttagattatattaAAGTAGTATGTTGTttgcataaatttttattttgatttgctTATCAATTCTTAAGATTAAATTtgtgaaacaaacaaaattttcttttttgcttaaCCGTAAATAAACACTTAAAATGTAGGAAAATAAAGTAAGAAAATGTTTCGTGACAAAAATCATGGAATTAGATCCACCGAATGAGAAGCGTAAATTCGTCAATGTACGTCAAGTTTAAAATCATGAAAAGTGGTCTGCTGCGGAGCAGCGGAGGTGAAGAAATTCAAAAAGGCAAAAAGGGGCTGGGTCCCAAAAACCGTGTCAACCTCTAACGGCTCGCTCCCCAAGGAATTACCATTTTCTTgagtttccttttctttttccttctcgtGGGCTGTAATCCACGCAGGACCGCAATATCAGCCTGTTTTGTCGGCTTTCTCTTCTTCCCGCCTTCCAAGTCTGGGCCTTAAATGATCACCACACCATGGGCTTTAGTAAAGTTGAGTGAGCCATTCtgttaatttcattttggGCCATGGGTTTCATTTTACATGCATGGTTTAGGAATTTCCTTATGTGCAAAATTCCACTAGGGTCAGTTGCCCATGAGCTGAACGGCAAATTCTCACGCTTGATGTATGGTTGGTGGACTGCACATGTATAAACATTTATGAGTCATCCATACACGCTAGGTgacttaaattaaaaacaacaaacaatgCTGAATGACGTTTTCTTTAGTGCGAGTTTCTAGATGTGAGTGGCGAAATAATCGACACCATATAACCGATTGACCGTCCACTCACATCCTATGCCAACCCACATTGGAGAATTCCGAATACTGCATACAATGTCACATAATATGGATGCAATGAGTCCAGTCGGATCAAGTATTAAGGTGTTTGGGTTTAACTTAATATtgacccaaaattttcacttgaTTATGTTGtccctcctctctttcttctctaacccaaaataaaaaatagcgAGCCCAAAAGGCcgaaattttcattaaaaaagaagaagaaaaaaaggccCAATTCAACTTATTCTTATTTCTGATCCATGGCCATTTTAGTCATTGCAGCGATTAGGGTTCCACATATATTCGCCTCAAGCATCGCCCTTTTCCTTTCCGCATAGATTAGGGTTTTTGCTCATCAGTCTCCCTTCACGGCGTCGGCTTCATCCAGTCTCCACAAAGCAGCTTGAAAATGGCGGAACAGGTAGATCCATCTACTTCTCTCTCTAAGCTTCCATCTGTCAGAAATAGGCTCTAATTCAATTCACTTCGCTGTTATTAATTCATCGTTTTATGCGTGTGTGTGCTTCAGACCGAGAAGGCTTTCTTGAAGCAACCCAAGGTATTCCTGAGGTAAGCCAGTGGTTTcaaaatcttttctttttagtcATTTCAGAAATTGACATCCGATATATAGTGCGTGTTCTTGTTTATCTGCTTCAGCTGAAATCTAGTGATTTTGTATAGCAATAAAATAACTGTTAAGTCGTTGAGAGAATGAAATGGATGCGGTGGTGGCTAACATATTGATGTGATGTAAAATTTTGCAGCTCAAAGAAGACAGGGAAAGGAAAGAGGCCAGGAAAAGGAGGCAATCGCTTCTGGAAGAGTGTTGGGTTGGGGTTCAAGACACCCAGAGACGCTATTGAAGGTTTAATTTAATCTCTTATTTGTTTTACAGTTTACTAATCTCATGGTTGCTCttcatttttgggttttgtttg
The window above is part of the Prunus dulcis chromosome 1, ALMONDv2, whole genome shotgun sequence genome. Proteins encoded here:
- the LOC117616826 gene encoding uncharacterized protein LOC117616826 isoform X2 — protein: MMLCYCSLPSSFLLVIFFFLSSPTFIFFSHGDSHFAPFQTPPVSGWDFGEKYEVGFQWGSGRSLVEGPFGEPVESSSIVLAAQRTQRKDPLNGFKRYTGGWNISDHHYWASVGFTAAPLFAVAAIWFLSFGLCLLIICVCYFCCKRQTYSYSRTAYALSLIFLILFTIAAMIGCVVLYIGQKRFHSSTTNTLEYVVHQADITVEQLKNASDYLAAAKQLGVDQVFLPSNIQTDIDEIGGKLNSSASTLAERTQENADDMRDLLDSVLVITGWILVAGTFILCGTFLLLHNVAADTCVAMNEWVQNPTAHTALDDILPCVDSATTQETLLRSKEVTAQLVNLINEVITNVSNINFAANFVPMYFNQSGPLVPILCNPFFPNMADRTCTAGEVNLNNATEVWGNYVCQVSPNGICTTTGRLTPTFYSQMSTGVSLSNALNNYAPILVELQDCTFVRETFSDIYRDHCPGLSRYSRWIYIGLVMVSTSVMLSLLLWVIYGRERRHRVYTKELMAESAQGAEGEKES
- the LOC117616826 gene encoding uncharacterized protein LOC117616826 isoform X1, whose amino-acid sequence is MMLCYCSLPSSFLLVIFFFLSSPTFIFFSHGDSHFAPFQTPPVSGWDFGEKYEVGFQWGSGRSLVEGPFGEPVESSSIVLAAQRTQRKDPLNGFKRYTGGWNISDHHYWASVGFTAAPLFAVAAIWFLSFGLCLLIICVCYFCCKRQTYSYSRTAYALSLIFLILFTIAAMIGCVVLYIGQKRFHSSTTNTLEYVVHQADITVEQLKNASDYLAAAKQLGVDQVFLPSNIQTDIDEIGGKLNSSASTLAERTQENADDMRDLLDSVRLALIIIAAIMLLLTFLGFLFSIFGMQSLVYILVITGWILVAGTFILCGTFLLLHNVAADTCVAMNEWVQNPTAHTALDDILPCVDSATTQETLLRSKEVTAQLVNLINEVITNVSNINFAANFVPMYFNQSGPLVPILCNPFFPNMADRTCTAGEVNLNNATEVWGNYVCQVSPNGICTTTGRLTPTFYSQMSTGVSLSNALNNYAPILVELQDCTFVRETFSDIYRDHCPGLSRYSRWIYIGLVMVSTSVMLSLLLWVIYGRERRHRVYTKELMAESAQGAEGEKES